One bacterium genomic window, ATATTCTATCCAGTGGACCGCCATGTTGCCATCGCCAATGGAGACGACCGCGTTTACTTGCGAGTAATTAATTATCCCAGACAGGAGAGCGAGTGAGTCATACGGATGTCCCAGATAGTCCTGCGGGAAGGTTTTCTGAAGTGATTCTCCCATTGAGAGTATGGCCGCGATGTACTGCGGTTTGAATCCGAGATAGACCCAGTCGGAGCCGTACTGCTTATTCTGCTCATGCGCCACCATATCCATCAGGCGATAGCCAATGCCGGTACCCTCGGCCAACAAGGCGAGTCCGACAATACGGTGCCCTTTGCTGAAGGAGTGACGAAGCAGGGCGAGAGCGGCAGGTCGGATCTCCGGAAGCGAAGAGGATTCATGGTCGAAGGAATAGATCAAGGTTGAGCCTTCAGGAAGTGAGTCGATGTAGGCATGCATCCGTCGGGTTTCCTCGGAGATGGAAACCTCGGGACGAATACCGAGAAGCATCGAGCCAAAAACGACAACCAGGAGACCGAGGAAGGTGTAGTGTCTGGGTTCGAGTTTCATCTTCCACCTCCCAGCCAGGTACGCTCAATGCCGATGATCACGCGAAGCGATGTAGTGAGTGAGCCGAGGCCGATGCCGATCAGAATGGCACGTCGAGCAGCCATAGATGGGTAACTTCGGACCCAATCGGCGGTGGAGATCAAGGCGTTGGCGATCTCCCCTTCGGCCCATGAGCGGCTCATCAGTATGAGGACGGCTGAGAGCAAAAGGACAGCCGCCGGGAGTGAGCGTGCGCGAAAACCACGGAATGAGGCCGAAGCGACAAAAAAGGCGAGCAAGGCGAAGACAGTAGACTGCATCGGGACCTGGATATTCTCGAAGGTCCACATAAAGGGTGAGCCGACGTTGATGCCCCAGATGATGGCGCAGACCGGCATGGCAAGCAGGCCGATAATCGAGACGACGCGATAGATCGTGTCGTTGCCGCGCTGGATGTTTTTCAGGTTAACCCGGAGGAATGAGATGGTCCCGACGATCAGAGCGGAGGCATATATCAGTTGCCAGTATTCAGTGGTAATCGAAAGCGTAATGGCGCGCGCGGTCGGGTGTGGCGAAAAAAATAGTAGAAACATGGCGATGCCAAAGATGGCACAGACGATCTGGGCAACGCGGCGTGACATTAGAACTTCCACCAGGTTGCAGTGGGGATAATCCAGGCGCAGATTATCGACGCAATCAGCACCAAAACGATGATAACTTTAAGCATATCCTGCGCGCGCACTGAAGCGAGGATCGCCCGGTCACCGGAGAGGTATCCGGAAGCGGCGAAAAGCTCCTCGCCGATCAGGGTGTAGTCGCAGGCGACGATGAAGAAAGCGAGCTGGATGGTTGAGTCGGTTCCGGCGATCTGAATGGCGCCGACTGAATTGCCAGTTTCAGCAATGATAAGCGATTCAGCCTCAAAGGTACCAAGCAGAAGGACAGCGGCCGGGTGCTGTCGGCTGATCATCCCCTCTACTGCGGCGGCGTAGCCGAATTGAGAGGTAGAAACAAAGCGGATGTCGTCTTCGCGGAAGCGGTCCGGGTAGCCGGTGCGGACGTAGCTTTCGCGGATCACTTCCTGAGCGACCGACTGGATGACCGGGTCATGTGTCGGATACAGCAAGCGGCAGTCATATTGGGCGGTTTTTTCTGCGACCTGGCCAAGAATATTCATAGAGGCGATGGTAGTCGGACGCTGGATATCTCCCCCCCATCCAGGAGTAAAAAGAACCGGACGGGCCATTTCGGTGGCGCGGCCGATGGCATCATCAACCGCTCGCAGGCCGGCGATGGGACGTGGACGATATTTGTCACGGCTGGCTTTGTGATAGGTGGTATAAAGCACGACGATGATCGCAATGATCGCGGCGATCAAGGTGGGGAGTTTGACGATGTCAAACCACGGATCAGGAGTTGGCGGAACCAGCAGGATCATGGAGTGACTTTAGACCTGTTGGAGACTGAAAGCAACTAAAGTTTTTTTTCTTTCGCCGGTGCTGGTGAGAGTCTATATTTTGGCCGCAAAGCAAAGAGGAATATCCGCATGTACCGTATGCTCGTTATTGTATTCGCGATTCTGCTGGTGAGTCTGTCGGCGACGGCCGCTACGACAATCGAGTGGTGGCAATTCTGGACTGATCCGGGGATCAAACCGACGATCGATTCGCTGGTCGAGGCGTTTGAAAAGGGGAATCCGGATATCCAGGTAAATGTCACAGATCTGACCTGGGCGAACGGCCAGGAGAAGATTGTGATCGCGATGGCTTCGGGGACAGGGCCCGACGTGATGGAGTTGGGGTCGGATTGGATCGCGCAATTTGCGGATAAAGGGCATCTGGCGGAGATCGGTTCGGATATGTCGGCAGATAGCGGTGAGTTTTCCGGTTGGTCGATGTCGACATATCAGGGGAAGCTGTACGCCAAACCATGGATATTGGGGACGCGGGTCTTGTTCGCCAATCGCGACCTGCTAAATAGAGCTGGGCATAAACAGGATTTTGTGCCGGTTGAGTTGGTGCAGTGGCGCGATGCGATGAACAAGATCGCCAAGCTGGGGCCCGGGATCTAAGGATGGGGCTCTAATGTGGCAGAGAAGCATCGACTCTATAAGAAATTTCTCCCGTTCTTCTGGTCATGGGGCGGGCAGATATTCACGGAAGATGGGAAGTATTGCATCATATCGTCGGAGGATGCGATCGCCGCTCTGACTTTCTACAAGCGGATCCATGACTCAATCAGTTTTGTGGGGGATCAGCGGTCGATCGAGGATGCGTTTTTGGATGGCAAGATCGGGTTTATCATTTCCGGAGATTGGCTGTTGAAGCGAGTCGAACTAGAAAAGAGGAATATCAATCTTGCGGCATTCCTGATGCCGGGCTGGGGATTCCCGGGACGGTCGTTTTTGGGAGGTGAGTTTTTGGCGGTGAATGCAAAATCCTCCAAGAAGGATGCATCGATAAAGTTCATTGATTTCATGACTTCGCCTGAAGCGCAATTGGCGTTCTGTAGGGCCAACCGTTCAGCCAACCCATCGAGCAAAGTGACTCAGAAGGACGCGTATTTTTCATCGAATCCGATCCTGGATGTATTCATCAAGCAGATGAGGAATTCGATTCACCCACCGGTTGACCCAAACTGGCCGGCGTATGAGGATGCGATCGAGGCGGCGGTAGAGGACGCACTGTTTGGCAAGGGTCTCCCCGCTCAGGCGCTCCGAGACGCCAACAACAAGATCATGGAGATCAAGCGGCGGAATGCGAAGCCATAAGTTCATTGCCTATCTCTATACCCTTCCGTGGGTGGTGACCTTCCTCCTCTTTTGGACCTTCCCCCTCATCTATTCCTTCCTGATGGGGTTTACCGACTATCAGTTGCTGGACCCTGAATACAATTGGGTCGGCTGGCAGAATTACCGCAGTCTTTTCAACGATCCTGAATTCATTGGTGCGCTCAAGAATACATTCATATTCGCGTTTGGTACGATTCCGGTGACAACCGTCGCGGCATTGCTGCTTGCGCTGTTGGTCAATCGAGAGTTTAAGGGGCGGGGGCTGTTTCGCGCCGGGTATTTTGTACCATCGATCACGTCGCTGGTGGTGGTCTCCCTAATCTTCTGCAATCTGTACAGCCGGGATGGATACCTGGCGATGCTGGCGCAGATGGTTGGACTGGATGTACCGACCAACGGATTTCTTTACGATAGCGGGACGGCGCTGTATGCGATCATGGCGATGGATGTCTGGATGTCGGTCGGGTACTACATGCTGATCTTTCTCGCGGGGCTGAAGTCGATACCGGATGAGCTGTATGAGGCGGCGGAGGTGAGCGGGGCATCGCCGATGCGCCAGTTCTTATCTATCACGCTCCCTCTACTAAAGCCTGTGGCGCTATTCATTATAGTTATCAATTCGATAAAGTCATTCCAGGTGTTTGTTGAGATATTCGTGATGACCAAGGGGAAGTTCGACACGTTGACCTCGGTCTATTTCATTTATGAACGCGGGATGACGACGCGGTTTGAATTCGGGTATGCTTCGGCAGCGGCATATATTCTGTTTGTGATCATTGGGATCTTCTCCCTCGCCCAGTTCCTGTTGTTCCGGCAGCGGAAGGAGTACGGATGGTAGGGAGAGTTGGGGCGGTCGGGCAGACGATACGGTACGCCGTGTTGGGCGCTATCCTGATTGGGATGCTCTTCCCGTTCGGCTGGATGGTGCGGGTATCGTTGATGGAATCGGGGTCGCTGAGTAATATCGGTCTGTTCAGCGGCAGTTTTACGCTGGAGAATTATATTGGGTTGTTCGAGCAGACCAGTATGGGGAGATACTTCTTCAACTCGATCCTGGTCGGACTGGTGGTGACGGTCGGGAATCTGCTGTTTGGGTTTATGGTGGCTTATGCTCTGGCACGGTATCAGACGTTGCCGAACAAGCTGCTCTTCTTTTCGGTGATCGTCATCCTGATGATCCCGGCACATATTGTCATTATTCCGCTTTATTTGATGGCGGTCAAGGCGAAGATCTACGACAGCTACTGGGCGCTTATTTTGCCGTGGGTGGTGAACCCGATCGGGATATTCCTCATGAAGCAGTATATCGAGTCGATTCCCCGATCGATGGAAGAGGCAGCCCGGATCGATGGTGCGGGAGAACTTCGCATTCTCTTTACGGTCGTGATGCCGCTGTGTAAGCCGGCTATGGCGGTACTGGCGATTCAGGTGTTTTTCACGAACTGGAACTCCTTCCTCTTTCCGTATATCCTGACGCAAAGCGAGTCGGTGAGGACACTGCCGGTTGGGCTGGCGATGCTCCAGGGACATCAGGCGATTGACTGGCAACACCTGATGGCGGGTTCTACGGTGGCGGTGCTTCCGGTACTGGTGCTCTTCATTTTTCTGCAGCGGCGGATTGTGTCCGGCATAACTGCCGGAGCGATAAAGCAATAGCCTTCGCACGAGTATCTCCGATTTATTCCTACACGAGCAACCGGTAGTCTCAAAAATCATCGAGATTCGTATGTACTGCATATAAGGGACAGGAAAGG contains:
- a CDS encoding extracellular solute-binding protein → MAEKHRLYKKFLPFFWSWGGQIFTEDGKYCIISSEDAIAALTFYKRIHDSISFVGDQRSIEDAFLDGKIGFIISGDWLLKRVELEKRNINLAAFLMPGWGFPGRSFLGGEFLAVNAKSSKKDASIKFIDFMTSPEAQLAFCRANRSANPSSKVTQKDAYFSSNPILDVFIKQMRNSIHPPVDPNWPAYEDAIEAAVEDALFGKGLPAQALRDANNKIMEIKRRNAKP
- a CDS encoding carbohydrate ABC transporter permease, with product MVGRVGAVGQTIRYAVLGAILIGMLFPFGWMVRVSLMESGSLSNIGLFSGSFTLENYIGLFEQTSMGRYFFNSILVGLVVTVGNLLFGFMVAYALARYQTLPNKLLFFSVIVILMIPAHIVIIPLYLMAVKAKIYDSYWALILPWVVNPIGIFLMKQYIESIPRSMEEAARIDGAGELRILFTVVMPLCKPAMAVLAIQVFFTNWNSFLFPYILTQSESVRTLPVGLAMLQGHQAIDWQHLMAGSTVAVLPVLVLFIFLQRRIVSGITAGAIKQ
- a CDS encoding extracellular solute-binding protein; the protein is MYRMLVIVFAILLVSLSATAATTIEWWQFWTDPGIKPTIDSLVEAFEKGNPDIQVNVTDLTWANGQEKIVIAMASGTGPDVMELGSDWIAQFADKGHLAEIGSDMSADSGEFSGWSMSTYQGKLYAKPWILGTRVLFANRDLLNRAGHKQDFVPVELVQWRDAMNKIAKLGPGI
- a CDS encoding sugar ABC transporter permease encodes the protein MRSHKFIAYLYTLPWVVTFLLFWTFPLIYSFLMGFTDYQLLDPEYNWVGWQNYRSLFNDPEFIGALKNTFIFAFGTIPVTTVAALLLALLVNREFKGRGLFRAGYFVPSITSLVVVSLIFCNLYSRDGYLAMLAQMVGLDVPTNGFLYDSGTALYAIMAMDVWMSVGYYMLIFLAGLKSIPDELYEAAEVSGASPMRQFLSITLPLLKPVALFIIVINSIKSFQVFVEIFVMTKGKFDTLTSVYFIYERGMTTRFEFGYASAAAYILFVIIGIFSLAQFLLFRQRKEYGW